A genomic window from Halorubrum trapanicum includes:
- the purM gene encoding phosphoribosylformylglycinamidine cyclo-ligase codes for MTEGNGGGDGGSAGDDGGQGDGDELTYADAGVDIDASEAATAALIGAVGADTEAEGSGSEYAGLLDIGDRYLALATDGVGTKLLVAEALGDYSTVGIDCIAMNVNDLVAAGVRPVAFVDYLAVDEPDERFAEQVGEGLARGAELAGMELVGGETAVMPEVVRGLDLAGTCAGLAAKDGVFDGRAEPGDALVGWRSSGIHSNGLTLAREAVTRDHAYTDPCPFEGYETVGEALLEPTRIYADLLDPMRAHGVRGAAHVTGGGWTNLERLGGHRYVIDDAFAPQPVFEFVQSEGSVSDEEMHRTFNMGTGFVAALDPDAAESLADETDGRVIGRVEESEGDEGSVAIRGLNL; via the coding sequence ATGACCGAGGGCAACGGCGGCGGCGACGGCGGATCGGCGGGCGACGACGGGGGACAGGGCGACGGCGACGAACTCACTTACGCGGACGCGGGCGTCGACATCGACGCGAGCGAGGCCGCGACCGCGGCGCTTATCGGCGCGGTCGGGGCGGACACCGAGGCGGAGGGCTCGGGGAGCGAGTACGCCGGCCTGCTCGACATCGGCGACCGCTACCTCGCGCTCGCGACCGACGGCGTCGGGACGAAGCTGCTCGTCGCGGAGGCGCTCGGCGACTACTCCACGGTCGGAATCGACTGTATCGCGATGAACGTCAACGATCTCGTCGCGGCCGGCGTCCGTCCCGTCGCGTTCGTCGACTACCTCGCGGTCGACGAGCCGGACGAGCGGTTCGCCGAGCAGGTCGGCGAGGGGCTCGCCCGCGGCGCCGAACTGGCGGGCATGGAGCTCGTCGGCGGCGAGACGGCGGTGATGCCCGAGGTGGTCCGCGGGCTCGACCTCGCCGGCACGTGCGCCGGCCTCGCCGCGAAGGACGGCGTGTTCGACGGCCGGGCGGAACCGGGCGACGCCCTGGTCGGCTGGCGCTCGTCGGGGATCCACTCGAACGGACTCACGCTGGCGCGGGAGGCCGTCACGCGCGACCACGCGTACACCGATCCGTGCCCGTTCGAGGGGTACGAGACGGTCGGCGAGGCGCTGCTCGAACCGACGCGGATCTACGCCGACCTGCTCGACCCGATGCGCGCCCACGGCGTCCGCGGCGCGGCCCACGTGACGGGCGGCGGCTGGACGAACCTCGAACGCCTCGGCGGCCACCGCTACGTGATCGACGACGCGTTCGCCCCCCAGCCGGTGTTCGAGTTCGTACAGTCCGAGGGGAGCGTCTCCGACGAGGAGATGCACCGCACGTTCAACATGGGGACCGGCTTCGTCGCGGCGCTCGACCCCGACGCGGCCGAGTCACTGGCTGACGAGACCGATGGTCGCGTGATCGGGCGCGTGGAGGAAAGCGAGGGCGACGAGGGGAGCGTCGCGATCCGCGGATTGAATTTATAA
- a CDS encoding metalloprotease: protein MSGDSAVSGRRIAGLYFSGQEIRDLLVAWLALGVAFMLFFVGGSGGIGRILAAGVVPPLFVALATAGVAFLLHEVAHKVVAVHYDQVAEFRADNSMLFLAVMSSLLGFIFAAPGAVHHRGRLTPREHGHIALAGPAVNLGLMVAFFPLYALGGIVGSEIVIILGARGIAINAFLAAFNLVPYGPLDGKTVMGWSKPVWAAVFVPSVLLAFGLVFVVGLGFGGPF, encoded by the coding sequence ATGAGCGGCGACAGCGCGGTCTCCGGGCGGCGGATCGCGGGGCTCTACTTCAGCGGACAGGAGATCCGCGACCTGCTCGTCGCGTGGCTCGCGCTCGGCGTGGCGTTCATGCTGTTCTTCGTCGGCGGCTCGGGCGGGATCGGACGGATACTCGCGGCGGGCGTGGTCCCGCCGCTGTTCGTCGCGCTCGCGACCGCCGGGGTCGCCTTCCTCCTCCACGAGGTCGCGCACAAGGTGGTCGCGGTCCACTACGACCAGGTCGCGGAGTTCCGCGCGGACAACAGCATGCTGTTCCTCGCCGTGATGAGCTCCCTCCTCGGGTTCATCTTCGCGGCGCCGGGCGCCGTCCACCATCGCGGGCGGCTGACGCCCCGCGAACACGGCCACATCGCGCTCGCCGGCCCCGCCGTGAACCTCGGGCTGATGGTCGCCTTCTTCCCGCTGTACGCGCTCGGCGGAATCGTCGGCAGCGAGATCGTCATCATCCTCGGCGCGCGCGGCATCGCGATCAACGCGTTCCTCGCCGCGTTCAACCTCGTCCCGTACGGCCCGCTCGACGGGAAGACGGTGATGGGGTGGAGCAAACCGGTCTGGGCGGCCGTCTTCGTCCCGTCCGTGCTGCTCGCCTTCGGGCTCGTCTTCGTCGTCGGGCTCGGGTTCGGCGGGCCGTTCTGA
- a CDS encoding nitrite/sulfite reductase: MPTDVENWKSEVYGNEIRDRLFEFAEEGFDSIPDDERDAWFERFKWWGLYHQRNGQEGYFMMRIGMPNGVLEPGQLRVVGEIADEYARGPGTNPVFGDAYADFTTRQSIQLHWIELSDVPAIFEKLEANGLSTQQACGDSWRNIVGNPVAGKDGQEVIDAWPVIRDLNETFKGNDDHANLPRKWKVSVTGSADGSGQGDINDLAFEPAYKAVSGDVGEGEGEADGGESEDAVGFNVRVGGGLARNEPRLARDIDVWVPPERVSDVAGGLSALFRDYGDREDRYNARVKFLVDEWGAEEVRETLQEEYVDFELETAGRDVREEYTYNAGEGKRNDLIGVHDQKDGSNFVGLNVLVGRMGAADVLELADLAEAYGSGEVRLSQRQNVIVTDVPDDALDEFLDEPLLEHYSPDPSPFMRGSVACTGTEFCSLSIVETKNRQVRFARWLKENVDLPDGVDEFHIHLSGCTASCAQPQIADVSLRGMKTRKDGDPVEALDVGLGGGLGEDPGFARWVTQRVPADEVPGAIANLIESFTAERDGDESFRAFVARHDDEELDALVEPEETDYEDPMLHNTKRTWYPYAEDDAMEDAPPTPADD; this comes from the coding sequence CGTCGAGAACTGGAAATCGGAGGTGTACGGCAACGAGATCCGCGACCGCCTGTTCGAGTTCGCCGAGGAGGGGTTCGACTCCATCCCGGACGACGAGCGGGACGCGTGGTTCGAGCGGTTCAAGTGGTGGGGCCTGTACCACCAGCGGAACGGCCAGGAGGGGTACTTCATGATGCGGATCGGGATGCCGAACGGCGTGCTCGAACCGGGACAGCTCCGCGTCGTCGGCGAGATCGCCGATGAGTACGCCCGCGGCCCCGGGACGAACCCGGTGTTCGGCGACGCGTACGCCGACTTCACCACTCGACAGTCGATCCAGCTCCACTGGATCGAGCTGTCGGACGTCCCGGCGATCTTCGAGAAGCTGGAGGCGAACGGCCTCTCGACCCAGCAGGCCTGCGGAGACTCGTGGCGGAACATCGTCGGGAACCCCGTCGCGGGCAAGGACGGACAGGAGGTGATCGACGCGTGGCCGGTGATACGGGACCTCAACGAGACGTTCAAGGGGAACGACGACCACGCGAACCTCCCGCGGAAGTGGAAGGTGTCCGTGACCGGCTCGGCCGACGGCTCCGGACAGGGCGACATCAACGACCTCGCGTTCGAGCCCGCGTACAAGGCGGTAAGCGGAGACGTCGGCGAAGGTGAGGGCGAGGCCGACGGCGGCGAGAGCGAGGACGCGGTCGGCTTCAACGTCAGGGTCGGCGGCGGACTCGCGCGCAACGAGCCGCGGCTCGCCCGCGACATCGACGTCTGGGTGCCGCCGGAGCGGGTGTCGGACGTGGCCGGCGGGCTCTCCGCGCTGTTCCGCGACTACGGCGACCGCGAGGACCGGTACAACGCGCGGGTGAAGTTCCTCGTCGACGAGTGGGGCGCGGAGGAGGTCCGCGAGACGCTCCAAGAGGAGTACGTCGACTTCGAGCTGGAGACCGCCGGCCGCGACGTCCGCGAGGAGTACACGTACAACGCGGGCGAGGGCAAGCGCAACGACCTGATCGGCGTCCACGACCAGAAGGACGGGTCGAACTTCGTCGGGCTGAACGTGCTCGTCGGGCGGATGGGCGCGGCCGACGTGCTCGAACTGGCCGACCTCGCCGAGGCGTACGGCTCCGGCGAGGTCAGGCTCTCGCAGCGGCAGAACGTCATCGTCACCGACGTGCCGGACGACGCGCTCGACGAGTTCCTCGACGAACCGCTGCTCGAACACTACTCGCCGGACCCCTCGCCGTTCATGCGCGGCTCGGTCGCGTGTACCGGCACGGAGTTCTGCTCGCTGTCGATCGTCGAGACGAAGAACCGGCAGGTCCGGTTCGCGCGCTGGCTGAAAGAAAACGTCGACCTCCCCGACGGCGTCGACGAGTTCCACATCCACCTCTCCGGGTGTACGGCCTCGTGCGCGCAGCCGCAGATCGCCGACGTGAGCCTGCGCGGGATGAAGACCCGCAAGGACGGCGACCCGGTCGAGGCGCTCGACGTCGGCCTCGGCGGCGGGCTCGGTGAGGACCCCGGGTTCGCTCGGTGGGTCACCCAGCGCGTGCCCGCCGACGAGGTGCCGGGCGCGATCGCGAACCTGATCGAGTCGTTCACCGCCGAGCGCGACGGGGACGAGTCGTTCCGGGCGTTCGTCGCCCGCCACGACGACGAGGAACTCGACGCCCTCGTGGAGCCGGAGGAGACCGACTACGAGGACCCGATGTTGCACAACACGAAGCGCACGTGGTACCCGTACGCCGAGGACGACGCGATGGAGGACGCGCCGCCGACGCCGGCGGACGACTGA
- a CDS encoding DUF6360 family protein, whose translation MPDRLIRVNAYTTLDLVDGRTRGHEFEADAPGVVNVTAPREDPEHVTLAVELDNTAIDDLAAHADEIDLSPAQARTLAEALESTADRVEAARSGDDGDL comes from the coding sequence ATGCCGGATCGCCTCATCCGCGTGAACGCCTACACGACGCTGGACCTCGTCGACGGGCGCACCCGCGGCCACGAGTTCGAGGCCGACGCCCCCGGCGTCGTGAACGTCACCGCGCCCCGCGAGGACCCCGAGCACGTCACGCTGGCGGTCGAACTCGACAACACGGCGATCGACGACCTCGCCGCCCACGCGGACGAGATCGACCTCTCGCCCGCGCAGGCGAGAACGCTCGCCGAGGCGCTGGAGTCGACGGCGGACCGCGTCGAAGCCGCGCGAAGCGGCGACGACGGGGATTTATAA